Below is a genomic region from Kazachstania africana CBS 2517 chromosome 9, complete genome.
AGATAAAGCTAAGTAATGATTCTGAATAGCCCGTTGAGAGGTTATGATAAATCAAggaataaaaaaatattaatacttgttccatatatatataattctCTAGTTGTTTTCAACTGCAACAACTTCTACTTCTAAATCGACGTTTAGAGGTAAAGAAGCGACAGCAACACATGATCTAGCTGGTTTATgaacattgaaatatttggcATAAACGGAATTGAATTCTTGGAAAAACTTCATATCAGCCAAAAATACATTGACtttaacaattttattcatGGAAGAGTTACTTGCTTCTAGTATGTTTTTCACATTTTGGAAAACTTGATTAGCCTTATCGGAAAGAGTACCTTCAACAGGCTTATTATCTGGAGTGTATGGAATTTGGCCCGAGACGTAAACAAAGTTATTAGCTTTCATAGCTTGAGAATAGGAAGCCGCTGCCGGAGGAGCTAACTTTGTAGCTACCGGAGTCAATGTGCCTAGCGATCTTCTTAATGGGGCCTTCAATAGTGTGTTTCTTAAGAACATgcaatattatatatatatatatatctgtGGGATTATGAAAGAATACTACTTCGAGAACTTCGTGATTACTTCTTCATCCTTTAAATACAACCGTCTCGGAATCAAATAACACTTTACTCGATGACACATGCACGTATTTTTCTTCGCTCGCCCGCCCGATGGAAAAAACCAGGCCCAAGAGACAAATTAATTTTACACAAAAGTGGCTCactgaaaaattgtaaattaaAATCCGCTTCGATTAACGACGCTTGAAATTTCCATCGTTCGTACTTTTTGCCATGGCAGTTGAATGTTAAATTCACCATTTCCATATGCTTCTGATTCTCacataaaatattgattgATTACTCATCATCTACTCCTCTATCCGTCCATTCTTGAACTCTTAGTATAACGTATTCTTTCGCAGAGCAACAATTGGTACAACTAATATGTATGCTGCTCTAACAAGAATTCATTCGACCTATATAGCTGAAATTGTACTTACAACGGCAATCATCTCTGGTTGTTAGCGCCATTCActtaatttcatttcatatatattaaaattaataatacaaaGGAAAAGCTATCAAAGCGCCGTTATTTTCtatctcttttcaaattcggGGATACTTATCTTTTAGACGTACAATCAAGATATTCAAAGGTTCAGgggaaaaaaatataatgaacTTGCATGCAAAGTTCTCATCAGCTCCGTAGCTTAATTACCCTGTGTAAATACAATCAGTGGTTAAACCGTAAAGGAAATATGCCGTCAACTACAAACGGGAACATGTTATTCACTTCAGAATCATCTCCAATTCAAATACCAAGAACAGATGGCGTCTTTGGTAATAACGCCATTATTTCGGAAAATATCCTAAACAGTTATCCATCTTCATCGTTCTCTCATCATGATTGTATTTCTTCCCATGAGGAAAGTCTCAAGGAACATTCACTCCCGAAtagttttgaaaataagaaatttattggtactttcattgaaaatactAATGGCGATGATGACAATGTAAAGGAAACTCATAATGAACGTTTTGTGGAATCCATTGAAAACCATGTAGATattgcaaaattttctaccGAGCTCTTATTAAAGATGTTGAcagaattattaaataaaattgtcaaATCAAATGATGCTATTGAGAGGGCAAACGACCATGATACTTTACTATTAGATTCGACAAATCCATTTGCAAACTCCTTGTTGTGTTTCCATGGTAAACATGTCCCTGATAtaaccattgaaaaatatttcaatagaATTCAGAAATATTGTCCCACAACAAATGATGTTTTCTTACTACTTCTGATTGCCTTTGATAGAATAGCAAAAAGATGTAACACAGATAGTTTTGGAAATAAAAGTCAACAATTATTTGTAATGGACTCCTACAATATTCATAGATTTATAATAGCAGGGGTCACAGTATGCACAAAATTTCTAAgtgattttttttatagtAATTCACGATATGCAAAAGTAGGTGGAATATCCGTCCATGAAATGAACAACCTTGAATTGCAATTTCTAGTATTATGCGATTTCAAACTAATAGTACCGATTTATGAGTTTCAAAGGTACGCAGATTTACTTAAGAAATTTTGGGAGCATACAATGCACGCTTCCCCAATAACGCACACAGAATAGAAATACTCTCGTCACCATTAATCGTCATTCTCTAACTCAAATagttcaaaaaagaaatctaaTACGGAGtaggaaaaaaagttttaGTCTTGGGCCCAAACAGATTGTCCCAATGAGCTGTAATTCCTTTAAGATAGAACATAATATCGCGAATAAACCTGTTTGGATAACCAATTCACTGCTAGTCACTCACCGAAGCTAAGTGATTGTGTCCTTTAGGGCACAATCAGCTATTTTCagttactattattatatcCTTTCTCAAATCATGTATTTAGTAAAAATTCCTTCATATCATCTGTAATATATCTGATCTTAAAGTGTTCAAATAAAgcattatataaaataaatgaacCTCCATGCATCTCTGCCAGCAGACTTATTTCACTTCCGACGTTTTTCTCAAAACAGAAATGAAATATGATGAGCCAAGCAAAAAtatccaagaaaaaaaagataccATCAATTGTATGACGTGAAATTGAAGGCAGTGCAGACATAGATCATGAGTTGAAGATGCTATCTGATCAATCGCTGAATTATCTAATATATAGTTACAGGTTTACCGTTATCGTTGGCCTTCTATCATTAGTAGTTgctaaatattttttaactACTTTGCTGCAGTATGGGAAAACTTTCAAACGTCACGAATCAAAGAACTTAATCGAGAAAATAGTGTTTTTTACCGTCCCAAAATCGTATTTTTCACATTTCTACATGATATCAACCGTGCTCTCCATTGTTACTCTTACGTGCTACCGTCACTTTCCAATAGTTTGGCTGATCTTAACCCATTCTATGAGAAGATTATACGAAACCCTGTTCGTATTCAAAGAGACGGACAAGTCTCGAATGCATTGGTCTCATTACATCGTTGGATTATGGTTTTACACTACTATACAGTTGGTTTTGAACATCCAATTAggaaaaaacaatatttcaACAGACTTTAACAAgatttcattcattttattCACACTAGCTTCATGGGACCAAAATAAGAATCACATGATTTTGTCACGACTTGTCAAGTACAGTCTACCCAAGGGAAGGCTGTTCAATTATGTGTGTTGCCCTCATTATCTCGAcgaaataataatttatttctCATTAACTTTATATaacattgaattttcttggCTGCTCATTTGGGTTCTAGCAAATTTGAGTGTATCATCCATCGAAACAAGGAAATATTACATCCAAAAGTTTTCTGATGAACGAGTACCGAAATATTCTATCATCCCATGTATACTTTAGGATTTAAcattaaaattaatttcGAGGCTCAatactatatatatatatatatacgtaACCCGGGTAACAAAATGCTTATAACATTAACCGagttaaagaaaaagagaacTTGTCAACTTGTTAATGACACTCCAGAGCAACTGTCAATCAAGGGAAGCCCAAATAAACTAGGAGCTCATTAATTCAATAGAATCCTTATCACCACTTTTTTTGTTGGAAGTTCTAAACCCAAATTTgggaaagaaaaataatattaagaACAATTGGCTACTGCTTTTTGTTGTCACTTCAATACTTTTCAAACAACCTTTCATCAAAGACAAATGTCATACGGTCTCCCCACGAGTTCAGATAGATTTAGTAAGTCAACACACACTAAAGGCCGAAATACTAGTACGGATTCATTCGATTTAGAGTTCGATCATTCTTTCGAAGCTGCATTAGATAATTTAGAGATCAATAGCAATCAGGACAATCTACCAAGAAAGTCGGTGGCTGACAGCGGTGATATCGGTCAGATACGAGAAAGTTTCGAAATGAGATCAATTGACGGTTCACATGTCTTTGGTGATTCACAGagaaattcaattaatAGAGAATCTGAACCTCTGATGCAAACTACGAGTCATGATCAAAGTCCCACAAAATTTAATCACTCAAAAAACACATTATTGGGTAAGCTCATATTCTCATTGAAGTCTTCACTAAATAATAAGCCTTCCATTACACTTGGTGAACAGCATGTGGAAAGAGAAATTCATCCTGATACGACACCAGTttatgataaaaataaatatccTTCAAACGAAATCTCGAACGCTAAATACAACGCAATCACTTTTATCCCCACTTTATTATATGAGcaattcaaattctttttcaatttatattttttactAGTTGCATTATCTCAAGCCATCCCGGCTTTAAGAATCGGTTATCTGTCATCATATATTGTTCCTCTGGCCTTTGTTCTGTCTGTAACAATGGCAAAAGAGGCTTTAGATGATatccaaagaagaagaagggaTAAAGAATCgaataatgaattatatGAAGTTTTAGGTAAGTCAACATTAGTGCCAAGTAAAGATTTAAAAGTTGGTGATTTAGTCAAACTAAATAAAGGTTCTAGAGTTCCAGCTGATTTAATACTGATACAATCTAGCGAACAATCAGGAGAATCCTTCATTAAAACTGATCAATTAGATGGTGAAACTGATTGGAAGTTAAGAATTGCGTGTCCTTTAACTCAAACGCTAGTAGAAGACGAGCTTTTGCATAAAATAAGCATAACAGCATCTCCTCCTGAAAAGTCCattcataaatttttagGTAAACTTTCTTATAAAGATGCAACTTCACAACCTTTGTCAATCGACAATACTTTATGGGCAAACACAGTTATTGCATCCACTGGTTTCTGCATAGGCTGTGTTATTTATACTGGTAAGGATACAAGACAGTCAATGAACACAACTACGGCTACGGTAAAGACAGGTCTATTAGAATTGGAAATCAATAGcatttcaaagatattaTGTGCCTCCGTATTTATCCTTTCTATTTTGTTGGTAGTGCTGGCGGGTTTCCATAATGGGGATTGGTACGTAGATATTATGAGGTATCTGATCTTATTTTCTACTATTATCCCAGTTTCACTGAGAGTAAATCTCGACTTGGCAAAATCTGTCTATGCATATCAAATTGAACATGATCGCACTATACCAGAAACTGTAGTTAGAACAAGTACAATACCCGAGGATCTAGGGCGTATAGAATACCTATTAAGTGATAAAACTGGGACATTAACTCAGAATGATATGCAactaaagaaaattcatttaGGAACTGTTTCTTACTCTACAGATACACTCGATATGGTTTCTGATTATGTCAGTACTATAGTCAGTCCaaataaaaagataaaCGGTGGTTCAGCTAATATAAATCAAAGTACAgcaagaaaagatattgCTACGAAGGTCCGTGATATGATACTTACGTTGGCTATTTGCCATAATGTTACTCCAACGTTCGAAGATGATGAG
It encodes:
- the MMF1 gene encoding isoleucine biosynthesis protein MMF1 (similar to Saccharomyces cerevisiae HMF1 (YER057C) and MMF1 (YIL051C); ancestral locus Anc_7.238) — protein: MFLRNTLLKAPLRRSLGTLTPVATKLAPPAAASYSQAMKANNFVYVSGQIPYTPDNKPVEGTLSDKANQVFQNVKNILEASNSSMNKIVKVNVFLADMKFFQEFNSVYAKYFNVHKPARSCVAVASLPLNVDLEVEVVAVENN
- the PCL7 gene encoding Pcl7p (similar to Saccharomyces cerevisiae PCL6 (YER059W) and PCL7 (YIL050W); ancestral locus Anc_7.240), whose amino-acid sequence is MQSSHQLRSLITLCKYNQWLNRKGNMPSTTNGNMLFTSESSPIQIPRTDGVFGNNAIISENILNSYPSSSFSHHDCISSHEESLKEHSLPNSFENKKFIGTFIENTNGDDDNVKETHNERFVESIENHVDIAKFSTELLLKMLTELLNKIVKSNDAIERANDHDTLLLDSTNPFANSLLCFHGKHVPDITIEKYFNRIQKYCPTTNDVFLLLLIAFDRIAKRCNTDSFGNKSQQLFVMDSYNIHRFIIAGVTVCTKFLSDFFYSNSRYAKVGGISVHEMNNLELQFLVLCDFKLIVPIYEFQRYADLLKKFWEHTMHASPITHTE
- the DFG10 gene encoding putative polyprenol reductase (similar to Saccharomyces cerevisiae DFG10 (YIL049W); ancestral locus Anc_7.235), which produces MLSDQSLNYLIYSYRFTVIVGLLSLVVAKYFLTTLLQYGKTFKRHESKNLIEKIVFFTVPKSYFSHFYMISTVLSIVTLTCYRHFPIVWLILTHSMRRLYETLFVFKETDKSRMHWSHYIVGLWFYTTIQLVLNIQLGKNNISTDFNKISFILFTLASWDQNKNHMILSRLVKYSLPKGRLFNYVCCPHYLDEIIIYFSLTLYNIEFSWLLIWVLANLSVSSIETRKYYIQKFSDERVPKYSIIPCIL
- the NEO1 gene encoding aminophospholipid-translocating P4-type ATPase NEO1 (similar to Saccharomyces cerevisiae NEO1 (YIL048W); ancestral locus Anc_7.234), which produces MSYGLPTSSDRFSKSTHTKGRNTSTDSFDLEFDHSFEAALDNLEINSNQDNLPRKSVADSGDIGQIRESFEMRSIDGSHVFGDSQRNSINRESEPLMQTTSHDQSPTKFNHSKNTLLGKLIFSLKSSLNNKPSITLGEQHVEREIHPDTTPVYDKNKYPSNEISNAKYNAITFIPTLLYEQFKFFFNLYFLLVALSQAIPALRIGYLSSYIVPLAFVLSVTMAKEALDDIQRRRRDKESNNELYEVLGKSTLVPSKDLKVGDLVKLNKGSRVPADLILIQSSEQSGESFIKTDQLDGETDWKLRIACPLTQTLVEDELLHKISITASPPEKSIHKFLGKLSYKDATSQPLSIDNTLWANTVIASTGFCIGCVIYTGKDTRQSMNTTTATVKTGLLELEINSISKILCASVFILSILLVVLAGFHNGDWYVDIMRYLILFSTIIPVSLRVNLDLAKSVYAYQIEHDRTIPETVVRTSTIPEDLGRIEYLLSDKTGTLTQNDMQLKKIHLGTVSYSTDTLDMVSDYVSTIVSPNKKINGGSANINQSTARKDIATKVRDMILTLAICHNVTPTFEDDELTYQAASPDEIAIVKFTESVGLSLFKRDRQSISLLHNDSNSNLNYEILQVFPFNSDSKRMGIIVHDMKHDEYWFMQKGADTVMSKIVENNDWLEEETGNMAREGLRTLVVGRKKLNKKVYGQFKKEYEEASLSMLNRDQQMNNVISKFLEHDLELLGLTGVEDKLQKDVKSSIELLRNAGIKIWMLTGDKVETARCVSISAKLISRGQYVHVITKLNKYEGALSQLEYLKVNRNACLLIDGESLATYLKYYKQEFFEVALSLPTVVACRCTPQQKADIALIIRELTGKRVCCIGDGGNDVSMIQCADVGVGIVGKEGKQASLAADFSIIQFCHLTELLLWHGRNSYKRSAKLAQFIMHRGLIIAICQAVFSICSKFEPIALYQGWLMVGYATVYTMAPVFSLTLDRDIEESLTKLYPELYKELTEGKSLSYKTFFVWCALSLYQGCIIQLFSQAFTSVQSQDFSRMVAISFTSLVINELIMVALEIYTWNKVMTISELATLTCFVASVPFLTDYFDLKYMVTLRFYAGLLIILLISIFPVWASKAIYRALHPPSYAKVQEFSTV